One Nostoc sp. CENA543 genomic window, CAATGATGCTCGTTTCAGTCCCCTTGCGGGGAAAAGGTTAATGGAAACCAGAAAATATGCTCAACGAAATGCAAGTAGAACTCAAGTTTCAGTCCCCTTGCGGGGAAAAGGTTAATGGAAACCAAATCCCCTACGAACGGGAAGGTTGGGCATTGTTTAGGTTTCAGTCCCCTTGCGGGGAAAAGGTTAATGGAAACTGCTCGGTACTGAAACTTATATAGAGCAAGCTTCCTGGGAAGCATTTTGACGAGTCGCAAAATCAGGTCGATTTCAGCCCACCTTATTGCGAGTAATTTGCAACTTCCCGAATTATTGAAACGCTGTAATTATTATGTTGTCAAGGTTCTGGCGATTTTGACGAATCCCCAGGGTTTTTGACCCCGCTTCGACTTGCCAAACATCAAGCTAATAAACCAATGATAAGATAGGGATTTTCAATTGTCGAGTGTTTGTTGCAGTTGTATTCTAAAATATACTGAACTTAATATGTAGGAATTAGATTTAATTCCTGAAAACATTCGCGTAGGAAGGAAACTCTTCATTGTTACCTCTGCTCTCTTCCCCTCTGACTCTTCGGTGATAGGCGATCGCATCTTCATCTACCGCCTATGCTGCTTGTAATCCGAAAAATTTGATGGCAAATATTTGAAAAATCGCTAATTTCAAGCTTTATAATCTGTTTCCCTAATTAATGTGAGCTTTTACACCGTAAAACTACTCAAAGACTTATTTGTCTAAAAAAGATGAGTCTGGTTAGATGTACTGAAAGTTCCCTTTCAGTCTTTCAGACTCCCTATTAATGATTCGCACGAAAATTCACAACTTTGTTTTAGGCACTTTGATTGTGTCGGGTGGAGTAGTGGCAATTTCTGCACCGGCTCATACTTATACATCACAATCTTTGCCCAAATCTGTTCAAAGTCGTCACATAGCACAATCTACAATTGACACCGCATCTGTAGAAGCATCTGTGCATCGGCAAATTAATCAGTACCGCGCTTCTTTGGGTTTACCGGCGTTAACGCGGAATGAGTCTATAGATAGTCAAGCCAGGATTCATAGTCAGAAGATGGCTGATGCTCAAGTTCCATTTGGTCATTCTGGCTTTAATCAACTAGTCCAGGCGATAGGTATTTCTTACCGAGGAGCGGCGGAAAATGTGGCGACAAATCGGGGTTATAGTGATCCTGCTACCCAAGCTGTCCAAGGTTGGCTAACAAGTTCTGGACATCTCAACAACATTAAAGGTAATTACAACCTTACAGGTATCGGTGTTGCAGTTAATAGCAAGGGTGAAGTTTACATCACACAAATATCCCTCTTCTGGCACTTTCCGGAATAAGCAAATAGTTCAGAAGCTAAATCATCCAGAAGCATAATAGGGTTTAAATTGATTCATTGTGGCAATTAAATGATTGAATCCCAGTAACAAATCTGAATTAGGGAAAATACTTAACCAGGGATAAATTAACCAAAATAGTAAAAGTGGTTGGATAATAAGACGCAGATTATTTAAAGTATTCTTCCATCCAGATTCATGATTCCATTGCGGATGATTAGAAAAATCAACATCATTATTTTCTTGTGCTTCAGTCTCAAGTTGATGAGATTGATTCAAGCCTAAAAAGACTGGAGAATTTAAACTAATCATCGTATAAACACTAAAAATAATCTCCCACCATCTCTCAATATGTTGGAAATTTGTAAAACGGTAATCTGTCCAGCCTAGTTCCTGTTTACATTGCCTAAACCCATATTCAACCCAGGTTCTTAATCCATATAAGTCACCTAAAATCTTCTTCAAGTTCCCTTGAAGATTCGTCATCACAAAAGAGGTAGAATTTTCTGGCATGGTTTCTGGGTCAGTTGTTATTTCCCAGTAAGTTATGGCTCTTTTTTTACCATAAACTATTTCTCTTATATATCTAGTTTCTGATTTTTGATTACTAAATGTTCTCTCAAATTTGCACCACTTATTCGCCCTAACGCTCTGCCCTGATGGCATCCAGACACCATGATTACTTCTGATTGCTACAACATAAGCTAAGTTATATTCATCCAGTTTTCTCAGAAACTGGCTACTTTCACCCTTCGGGTTCGCAGTCGCTTCAAGTCGGCAAAGCCGCCCAACGCGCTGCTCACCATATAAACTATCTGCCAGTACCAGTTCAATATTAACACCCTCTTCAATTAACTCTGTAATTATTTCTGACGCTAACTCTATTTGAGTTTTATATTTATCTCCTGATTTTAGCGTCCCTTTTGGTTTGAATACTTTTACACTTAAAGGAAAAGTTATATTAGAATAAATTCCATAAGCATTGACTGAAACTATTCCATTATCAACTTTTCCCACACTTCCTAAATATTGTCTTGCGACATAATCAGTCTTTTTACCTTTTTTTCTATCTCCGGTTTCATCTATTACTACTGTAATCGCCTGACCATTCAAGGCTTGCTTGATTTTCTTTAATCTTCGTTGTTTTAATTCATCTACTGACCAATCTGAGTTAGCTATAAAATGATGTAATGACTGCGCTGAGTTTATACTTACCACCTTCGCTATTTCTGGTAACGATTTTCTTTTTATTGTTGATATTATCCCCAAATGTAAATATTTAAAGCACTCATAATTTCTTACCTCTTTGAACAGGTTTTTATACTCTGCACAATATTCATCTATGAGCGCAACTGTTGGATGAGCATCTCTTGCCAAATGTTTGAGGATTTGTAATTCTACATCCATTGCCCTGCTTACCTTCCAGAGTTTTTTCTTTTCATCCTTTTATTCAGAATACTCGGAAAGTGACAGAAGAGGGATAAATCATATCTCAATTCAGCAACGCCGCAAATGGCGTTAGCGGCGCAGGAGCATCACCCGTTGGCGCAGTCTCTCGTAGAGAAGGGTAAAAGATATTTTTTGCCTTTTTCCTTTCTTCTCCTGCCTAAAATAACAGTATCAGAGTCTAACTAGGACAAGTGTAAGACATGGTGCGTTTAAAAGTTTGGCAGTGGGTTGTCTTGGCAGTGCCGATCGCCTCTATTATGATTTTCTTGTTGGTATCCGCCGGAATGCAAATCCATGCTTGGGGGATAAATTGGATTTGGGGGGTATTTACATTAGTATTTGTGGGTTGGCGTTGGTTGTTGGTAAAGTGGACACAACCTGCAATTAAACAAGTGGAAGCGGCGATCGCTCAAGTCCAGGAAGAATTAAAATCTACTGTTGCAGATACCACCGCATCAGTTAGCACTGACGCGACACAACAAGCAGAAGCAGCATTACAACAGATTCTCAATGCAGCCCAAAGCGATCGCCCGATTTGGGAAGATTGGCAAACTTTTTGGCAACGCTGCCAAGATTTAGTCGTGGCTGTTGCCCATATCTACAATCCAGAGGTGCAGTATCCTCTATTAAATATCTACGTTCCCCAAGTGTATGGACTGATTCGGGGAACGGTGGATGATTTAGATCAGTGGATGCAAAAGTTATCGCCTGCACTCAATCAAGTCACCGTGGGGCAAGCCTACCAAGCCTATGAAGTTTACCGCAAATTAGAACCATCAGCCCGCAAGGTTTGGCGGGCGTGGGGCTGGGCGCAGTGGTTATTAAATCCCGTGGCGGCGGCGGCTAATCGGGCTACGAAAGGTTACTCTAATCAAGCAAATCAGCAATTATTGGTAAATTTAGGGCAATTATTGCGAGAAGCCGCCTTGCGGAACTTGTGCAGACAGGCGATCGCACTTTACAGTGGTAAAACCATCACCATAGAAACACCTGCAACTACCCAGGCGAAAACTCAAACCCTGCAAAACATCCTCGCCCAAGCCGAACCAGTCGAAAAGGTTGAGCAGAAACCCCTCAGCATTTTACTTGTGGGTAGAACAGGTGCAGGGAAAAGCAGTTTGATTAATACGATATTCCAAGGAGACATAGCAGAAGTTGATGTTTTGCCTAGTACCGACCAAATTCAAGACTATCATTGGCAAACCAAAGACGGCGAAACCCTGCATCTGTGGGATACACCAGGTTACGAACAAGTCAAGCGGGAAGATTTACGCCAACTAGTCTTAGACTATGCCACTAACGCCGATTTATTACTGTTAGTTACACCTGTGCTTGATCCCGCCTTGCAGATGGATGTAGATTTTCTCCAAGCCATCAAAGCCACCGTTGCAGATATACCAGCGATCGCCGTTGTGACGCAAGTAGATAAGTTACGTCCGATCAGAGAGTGGCAACCGCCTTATAATTGGCAAGATGGTGATAAAGCCAAAGAAATCGCCATTCGTGAAGCTACAGGGTATCGTGCCGAGTTATTGGGAGAATTTTGTAATTTAGTGTTACCTGTGGTAACTAGTGATTTGAATACTGGGAGGATGGCTTGGGGCATAGATGCTTTATCTTTAGGAATCATAGAAGCGATCGCACCAGCCAAGCAACTCAGACTCGCCAGATTTTTACGTAACCGCGAAGCCCGCACAGTAGGGGCTGCCAAAATTATCGACCATTACACCTTTCAAATGGCCACTACCCAAGGATTAACAGCACTGCTAAAAAGTCCGGTACTTCAGTTTATTGCCACATTATCAACCGGTTCTCCTACCTTGGCGTATATCCTAGCAGAACAAATCCCTGTCGAGCAGTTACCCATTGTCATTGGTAAACTCCAGATGGCTTTTGATTTATTCTCACTGTTAAAACCAGCAAAATTTGATTTGTTATCTTTGTGGCCATTGCTGTTAGAAAACCCCAGCACCCCAGAGCGCAACGCCTGGGCATTTGGTCACGCCTTGGTAGAATACTGGACACAGAATCTAACTATAGAGCAACTCCGCCAACGCTTTGATTACTACGTACAAGAGGCAGGAAGCAGGGCGAATTGAATCTAAAATCTAAAATCCAAAATCCAAAATCTAAAATTGGTTGACTCTCCAGTTAGATGGATAGTTCAGAATTAAAGAGCAATCCGTAATGGGGAATGATTACTATGCAACTTCTAACTTGGAAAAACAGTTTTTTGGCTTTTAGTTTGGCACTATTAACAGCCTGTTCAACAACTTCTCAAGCTCAGAATCAAAATTCTCAGCACCACATGAATCATCATGACATGAACCATAGTGGTAGCAATCACAACATGGCTATGGATTTGGGGCCAGCCGATGCTAACTATGATTTACGATTCATTGATGCAATGATTCCCCACCATCAAGGGGCGTTGAACATGGCAAATGTTGCCAAGCAAAAATCTACCCGTCCTGAAATTAAACAATTAGCAGATGAGATTATCAAAGCGCAGACACAAGAAATTAATCAGATGAAACAATGGCGTAAAACTTGGTATCCCAAAGCAGATAATCAACCGATGGCTTATGATGCCAAAATGGGTCATATGATGCCAATGTCCTCTGAGCAAATGCAGTCCATGATGATGGATGTGAATTTAGGCGAAGCTGATGCAGAATTTGATTTGCGTTTTATTAATGCGATGATTCCCCATCATGAAGCAGCTGTGGTTATGGCTAAAGATGCTTTACAAAAATCTCAACGTCCAGAAATCAAAAATTTAGCGCAAGCCATTATCAAAGGGCAGAATACTGAAATTAATCAAATGCAACAGTGGCGAAAAACTTGGTATAAATCATCTGCCTCATAGCAATTTTGAATTTTTGGTTTGATTGCGAATTGCGAATTGCGAATTGCGAATTGGTTTTATTGATGATATCAGCAGTCTCTGTAGTCTTGCTCTTCAACAATCGGTAACTCAATAGTAAACTCCGTTCCCAAATCTGGTTCAGAGGTCATATTAATTCGACCATTATGGCTCTCAATGATTTGGTAACTAATTGATAGTCCCAATCCTGTGCCTTTACCAATTGGCTTAGTGGTAAAGAAAGGATTAAATATTTGATGATGGATTTCGCTAGGGATGCCTTTACCGTTGTCTCGGATGCGAATTGCGATGTAGCGATCGCTGATTGTCTCTGTGCGAATCCAGATCCGACTAGGATGATTTTGTGTTAGTGCTGACGATGAGCTTTCGCTGGGAGAACATCGCAATTTTTCAGCATCTTCCAAGGCATCAATCGCATTATTTAAAATATTCATAAACACTTGATTGAGTTGACAAGGAGAACAATAAATTAATGGCAATTTACGATATTCCCTCATCACTTCAATTTGAGTATGGCTCATTGACTGGAGGCGACCTTGCAAAATCATCAATGTAGCCTCTAAACCTTCATGAATATCAACCAGTTTGAATTTTGCTTCGTCTAAGCGAGAAAAGTTTCGCAAAGATTGTACAATCTGGGACACACGCTTAGAACCTGTCTGCATTGACTGGAGTAATTTTTTGATATCTGCTTGCAGAAATTCCAGTTCTAAGGCTTCAATTTCTTGTTGAATTACTTGGCTGGGATGGGGATATTCTTGCTGATAGAGGTGAATTAATTTTATTAAATCATCATAATATTGAGCAGCATAAGCAAGATTCCCATGAATAAAGCTAATTGGATTATTAATTTCATGGGCAATTCCTGCCACTAACTGTCCTAAACCAGACATCTTTTCTGTTTGGACAGATTCCAGGGCATTTTGCAGTTTGATTAAAGTTTGTTTTAAAGTTTCGTTAGATTGAACCAGTTCTGCTTCAATGCGTTGGCGTTGTTTAATCTCCTGACTCAGTGCATGAATTTTTTGGTTAAGCACAACAAATTCATTACTCGTTCTTTTTTCTAGGCGCAGTAAATTGATCGCTGGGCTTTGAGGCGATCGCGGTTGAACTACAGCACCTTGAGTGCGACAAGCAATTTCTTCCCCTGGGGTTTGTTGAATAGTGAAAGCACCCAAAATCATCTGACGACTTTGGGCGCAAACTTGCAGATAGTTGTTGACTTTCTCTGGAGAATCATTAACCAACTCGCTGAAATTCTGACCAATCATCGCTTTACTAGTTTTACTAAATAATTTGGCAGCAGCTGAATTAGCAGCCAAAATTTCACCTGCACTGGTTACAAGTAGCATAGGTTCTGGTAAAACCTGGGCAAAAGCTAAAAATTGATCAGGTTTCATGATTTTGATGTGTCGAAGCAGGTTTTTTGCTGAGGTGTGAAAAACTAACAGACTCAAAGACTAAGCCAGTGAGGAGTCAACTTCAACGAAAATATCTAGCAGAGAAAAAGTGATCATCTGCGAACTTCCGCTTGATGCTGTTACTACAATTTGAAATATTCTTGCCCGGCAAACTCTTCTGATGCTTCGCTAGGTTTTAAATGTATGACAACTTTGCACTCTTGT contains:
- a CDS encoding CAP domain-containing protein, with amino-acid sequence MIRTKIHNFVLGTLIVSGGVVAISAPAHTYTSQSLPKSVQSRHIAQSTIDTASVEASVHRQINQYRASLGLPALTRNESIDSQARIHSQKMADAQVPFGHSGFNQLVQAIGISYRGAAENVATNRGYSDPATQAVQGWLTSSGHLNNIKGNYNLTGIGVAVNSKGEVYITQISLFWHFPE
- a CDS encoding transposase, which encodes MDVELQILKHLARDAHPTVALIDEYCAEYKNLFKEVRNYECFKYLHLGIISTIKRKSLPEIAKVVSINSAQSLHHFIANSDWSVDELKQRRLKKIKQALNGQAITVVIDETGDRKKGKKTDYVARQYLGSVGKVDNGIVSVNAYGIYSNITFPLSVKVFKPKGTLKSGDKYKTQIELASEIITELIEEGVNIELVLADSLYGEQRVGRLCRLEATANPKGESSQFLRKLDEYNLAYVVAIRSNHGVWMPSGQSVRANKWCKFERTFSNQKSETRYIREIVYGKKRAITYWEITTDPETMPENSTSFVMTNLQGNLKKILGDLYGLRTWVEYGFRQCKQELGWTDYRFTNFQHIERWWEIIFSVYTMISLNSPVFLGLNQSHQLETEAQENNDVDFSNHPQWNHESGWKNTLNNLRLIIQPLLLFWLIYPWLSIFPNSDLLLGFNHLIATMNQFKPYYASG
- a CDS encoding GTPase family protein — protein: MVRLKVWQWVVLAVPIASIMIFLLVSAGMQIHAWGINWIWGVFTLVFVGWRWLLVKWTQPAIKQVEAAIAQVQEELKSTVADTTASVSTDATQQAEAALQQILNAAQSDRPIWEDWQTFWQRCQDLVVAVAHIYNPEVQYPLLNIYVPQVYGLIRGTVDDLDQWMQKLSPALNQVTVGQAYQAYEVYRKLEPSARKVWRAWGWAQWLLNPVAAAANRATKGYSNQANQQLLVNLGQLLREAALRNLCRQAIALYSGKTITIETPATTQAKTQTLQNILAQAEPVEKVEQKPLSILLVGRTGAGKSSLINTIFQGDIAEVDVLPSTDQIQDYHWQTKDGETLHLWDTPGYEQVKREDLRQLVLDYATNADLLLLVTPVLDPALQMDVDFLQAIKATVADIPAIAVVTQVDKLRPIREWQPPYNWQDGDKAKEIAIREATGYRAELLGEFCNLVLPVVTSDLNTGRMAWGIDALSLGIIEAIAPAKQLRLARFLRNREARTVGAAKIIDHYTFQMATTQGLTALLKSPVLQFIATLSTGSPTLAYILAEQIPVEQLPIVIGKLQMAFDLFSLLKPAKFDLLSLWPLLLENPSTPERNAWAFGHALVEYWTQNLTIEQLRQRFDYYVQEAGSRAN
- a CDS encoding DUF305 domain-containing protein, whose protein sequence is MITMQLLTWKNSFLAFSLALLTACSTTSQAQNQNSQHHMNHHDMNHSGSNHNMAMDLGPADANYDLRFIDAMIPHHQGALNMANVAKQKSTRPEIKQLADEIIKAQTQEINQMKQWRKTWYPKADNQPMAYDAKMGHMMPMSSEQMQSMMMDVNLGEADAEFDLRFINAMIPHHEAAVVMAKDALQKSQRPEIKNLAQAIIKGQNTEINQMQQWRKTWYKSSAS
- a CDS encoding ATP-binding protein, with product MKPDQFLAFAQVLPEPMLLVTSAGEILAANSAAAKLFSKTSKAMIGQNFSELVNDSPEKVNNYLQVCAQSRQMILGAFTIQQTPGEEIACRTQGAVVQPRSPQSPAINLLRLEKRTSNEFVVLNQKIHALSQEIKQRQRIEAELVQSNETLKQTLIKLQNALESVQTEKMSGLGQLVAGIAHEINNPISFIHGNLAYAAQYYDDLIKLIHLYQQEYPHPSQVIQQEIEALELEFLQADIKKLLQSMQTGSKRVSQIVQSLRNFSRLDEAKFKLVDIHEGLEATLMILQGRLQSMSHTQIEVMREYRKLPLIYCSPCQLNQVFMNILNNAIDALEDAEKLRCSPSESSSSALTQNHPSRIWIRTETISDRYIAIRIRDNGKGIPSEIHHQIFNPFFTTKPIGKGTGLGLSISYQIIESHNGRINMTSEPDLGTEFTIELPIVEEQDYRDC